A section of the Novipirellula caenicola genome encodes:
- a CDS encoding redoxin family protein, translated as MKIVPTLAMAALAICTTFAVPAAAQSTTRDPVANAKTTLAPGTQAKDFQLHAIAGELSGDVQLSQVNANGPVVVVVLRGFPGRQCPACSAQVGNIIKNADKFAAKNARVLLIYPGAKMQLGQHADDFLQGTKLPKPLTMLLDPDYAFTNLYGLRWNATNETAYPTTLVIDESGKIRYTKVSETHRGRATSEEILAAL; from the coding sequence ATGAAGATCGTCCCCACACTTGCCATGGCTGCCTTGGCCATTTGCACCACGTTTGCCGTCCCCGCCGCAGCACAGTCAACCACACGGGATCCCGTTGCCAATGCAAAAACGACGCTGGCCCCCGGCACTCAAGCCAAAGACTTTCAGTTGCACGCGATTGCTGGCGAATTGTCGGGCGACGTTCAACTGAGCCAAGTCAACGCGAACGGCCCGGTCGTCGTCGTGGTGCTGCGCGGTTTTCCCGGACGCCAGTGTCCGGCGTGTTCGGCACAGGTGGGCAACATCATCAAAAACGCGGACAAGTTTGCAGCGAAAAACGCGCGAGTGCTGTTGATTTACCCTGGTGCAAAAATGCAGCTCGGCCAGCACGCGGACGATTTCCTGCAAGGCACGAAGTTGCCCAAGCCGCTGACGATGTTGTTGGATCCCGACTACGCCTTCACGAATCTCTATGGATTACGCTGGAACGCCACCAACGAGACCGCCTATCCCACGACGTTGGTGATCGACGAATCAGGCAAAATCCGCTACACAAAGGTCAGCGAAACCCACCGCGGCCGCGCCACCAGCGAAGAAATCCTGGCAGCGCTGTAG
- a CDS encoding tetratricopeptide repeat protein, which translates to MPTTINGIGTQYYGKKHPRIYHDRCDSCGSHCQMTDYETGYYFVVLFIPLIPMGKKQILGDCSNCRRHRVMPLHQWNQLREEAIDTGMAKLAEAPDEPQRAIELLGTLTVFNRPEEAMDLASATLNSHQDDIDVQLGIGGWYENQGRKAEAEECFQRAIELDPEYPPCVRIAAINLLEAGQPKAAGQQMESLRHPSPNYEPALFLMLAQSYAGTGDHEAALREYADVFANVPEAATDKAIRKQVKKSEKSLGRSDSILPRKGLFG; encoded by the coding sequence ATGCCGACCACGATCAATGGTATTGGGACGCAATACTACGGAAAGAAGCATCCGCGGATCTATCATGATCGATGTGATTCGTGTGGCAGCCATTGTCAGATGACCGATTATGAAACCGGTTACTATTTTGTCGTCTTGTTCATCCCGCTGATTCCGATGGGCAAGAAGCAGATTCTTGGTGACTGTTCCAATTGTCGTCGTCACCGCGTGATGCCGCTGCATCAATGGAATCAACTTCGCGAAGAGGCGATTGATACGGGGATGGCAAAGCTTGCCGAAGCACCGGATGAACCGCAGCGGGCGATCGAGTTGCTGGGGACGTTGACGGTGTTCAATCGGCCTGAGGAGGCGATGGATTTGGCGTCGGCGACGTTGAATTCGCATCAAGACGATATCGATGTCCAATTGGGGATCGGTGGATGGTACGAGAACCAGGGACGCAAAGCAGAGGCGGAGGAATGTTTCCAACGAGCGATCGAACTGGATCCGGAGTATCCGCCCTGCGTTCGCATCGCGGCCATCAACTTACTAGAAGCGGGCCAACCCAAGGCGGCCGGTCAGCAGATGGAGTCACTGCGGCATCCTTCGCCGAATTACGAACCCGCATTGTTTTTGATGTTGGCTCAATCGTATGCCGGCACAGGCGACCACGAAGCGGCGCTGCGAGAATACGCCGACGTGTTTGCCAATGTGCCCGAGGCGGCCACCGACAAAGCGATCCGCAAGCAGGTCAAGAAATCAGAAAAGTCGCTCGGCCGGTCCGATTCGATTTTGCCCCGAAAAGGCTTGTTTGGCTAA